A window of Shewanella mesophila contains these coding sequences:
- the yfbV gene encoding terminus macrodomain insulation protein YfbV, whose protein sequence is MTVKVFKTLGDGRRYMKTWPMVKQLSFYFPEYRVVKATQLAIRLMPLLAIAAAASQLYLYGWDFLPQSITVALFFVSLPIQGLLWLGWRATHPLPLTLLDWCNNLSTKLQSMGIACAPLGAKACYLDMAVILKIAFERLDNSYWEEL, encoded by the coding sequence TTGACAGTTAAAGTGTTTAAGACCTTAGGTGATGGTCGTCGTTATATGAAGACGTGGCCTATGGTTAAACAACTCAGTTTTTACTTTCCAGAATATCGCGTTGTTAAGGCGACACAGCTGGCAATTCGTCTTATGCCGCTACTAGCCATAGCTGCTGCGGCCAGTCAGCTTTATCTCTACGGATGGGATTTTTTACCCCAATCAATTACCGTAGCGCTGTTTTTTGTCAGTTTACCCATCCAAGGTTTATTGTGGCTCGGTTGGCGAGCAACACATCCTTTACCCTTAACTTTGCTTGACTGGTGCAATAATTTATCAACTAAACTGCAAAGCATGGGTATTGCCTGTGCGCCACTTGGCGCCAAAGCTTGTTATCTCGATATGGCAGTGATTTTAAAAATAGCCTTTGAACGTCTTGATAACAGTTACTGGGAAGAACTCTAG
- the pflA gene encoding pyruvate formate lyase 1-activating protein, which produces MTVKGRIHSLESFGTVDGPGIRFITFMQGCLMRCQYCHNRDTWDLHDGREIEVDELMEQIISYRPFLESSGGGVTASGGEAILQAEFVAALFSACKAEGIHTCLDTNGFVRKYSPIIDELLDNTDLVLLDIKHIDDAKHIELTQVSNHRTLEFAQYLQKRQQKTWIRYVVVGGFTDDIESAKGLAEFIKPMSNVEKVELLPYHELGKHKWEALGEEYQLATISPPSRETMEQIKRVFIDAGITAVY; this is translated from the coding sequence ATGACAGTAAAAGGTCGGATTCACTCACTCGAATCCTTTGGTACAGTGGATGGCCCAGGCATCAGGTTTATCACCTTTATGCAAGGCTGTTTAATGCGCTGCCAATACTGCCATAACCGAGATACGTGGGATCTGCACGACGGACGGGAAATCGAGGTCGATGAGCTAATGGAGCAGATCATTAGCTATCGCCCTTTTCTTGAATCTAGCGGTGGTGGCGTTACAGCCAGTGGTGGCGAAGCCATACTACAAGCTGAATTCGTCGCAGCACTTTTTAGCGCATGCAAAGCTGAAGGCATTCACACTTGCCTCGACACCAACGGCTTTGTGCGCAAATACAGCCCTATTATCGATGAACTACTCGATAACACAGATTTAGTGCTACTCGATATCAAACATATTGATGACGCCAAACACATAGAATTAACTCAAGTCAGTAATCATCGCACACTAGAATTTGCGCAGTATCTTCAAAAACGCCAACAAAAAACCTGGATACGCTATGTCGTTGTGGGCGGATTTACTGATGATATCGAATCAGCTAAAGGCCTAGCTGAGTTTATTAAACCCATGAGTAATGTAGAAAAGGTAGAGCTATTGCCTTATCACGAACTCGGCAAACACAAATGGGAAGCCCTAGGTGAAGAGTATCAACTTGCGACTATCTCGCCACCAAGTCGGGAAACAATGGAACAAATAAAACGGGTATTTATAGATGCTGGGATCACGGCCGTTTATTAA
- the pflB gene encoding formate C-acetyltransferase — protein sequence MTEKTELFTKAWEGFTPGDWKSEVNVRDFIQANYLPYEGDESFLAGATDATNQLWDKVMEGIKQENSTHAPVDFDTDKVSTITSHEAGYINKDLETIVGLQTEAPLKRGMLPNGGIRMVEGSCAAYGRELDPTIKYVYSELRKTHNQGVFDIYTPEIMRCRKSGILTGLPDAYGRGRIIGDYRRIALYGIDYLMQDKFAQFTSLQERFEAGEDLSATMQLREEIAEQHRALGQMKQMAASYGCDISGPATNTKEAIQWTYFGYLAAVKSQNGAAMSLGRTSSFLDIYIERDINNGVLTEEQAQEMVDHFVMKLRMVRFLRTPEYDELFSGDPIWATESIAGMGLDGRTLVTKSSFRFLHTLYNMGPSPEPNITVLWSEKLPLSFKKYCAKVSIDTSSIQYENDDLMRPDFESDDYAIACCVSPMVVGKHMQFFGARANLAKTMLYAINGGLDEKLKTQIGPKFAPITDEVLDFDDVMGRLDTMMDWLAKQYVSALNAIHFMHDKYSYEAALMALHDRDVRRTMACGIAGLSIAADSLSAIKFAKVKPVRDEHGIAIDFDIEGDYPKFGNNDARVDDLATELVERFMAKIRDMKMYRDAIPTQSILTITSNVVYGKKTGTTPDGRQAGAPFAPGANPMHGRDEKGAVASLTSVAKLPFAHAQDGISYTFSIVPNALGKDDDGRRANLAALMDGYFAHNDSREGGQHLNVNVMNREMLEDAVVNPDKYPQLTIRVSGYAVRFNALTPEQQQDVITRTFTKGM from the coding sequence ATGACTGAAAAAACTGAGCTGTTCACCAAAGCGTGGGAAGGTTTTACTCCTGGTGATTGGAAGTCTGAAGTAAATGTACGTGACTTTATTCAAGCCAACTACTTACCCTATGAAGGCGACGAGTCTTTCCTAGCTGGCGCAACTGATGCGACCAACCAGCTATGGGACAAAGTAATGGAAGGCATCAAACAGGAAAATAGCACCCATGCACCTGTTGACTTTGATACTGATAAAGTATCAACCATTACCTCTCATGAAGCTGGATACATCAACAAAGACCTAGAAACTATCGTTGGCCTTCAAACCGAAGCTCCTCTTAAGCGCGGCATGCTACCAAACGGTGGTATCCGTATGGTCGAAGGTTCCTGCGCAGCATACGGTCGCGAATTAGATCCTACAATCAAGTACGTATATTCAGAACTACGTAAAACCCATAACCAAGGTGTATTCGACATCTACACCCCTGAGATCATGCGTTGTCGTAAATCAGGTATCTTAACTGGTTTACCTGATGCCTATGGTCGTGGTCGTATTATCGGTGATTACCGTCGTATCGCACTTTACGGTATCGATTACCTAATGCAAGACAAGTTCGCTCAATTTACCTCACTACAAGAGCGATTTGAAGCGGGTGAAGACTTGTCAGCAACGATGCAACTGCGTGAAGAAATCGCTGAGCAGCACAGAGCATTAGGTCAAATGAAACAGATGGCAGCAAGCTATGGCTGTGACATTTCTGGCCCTGCAACTAATACAAAAGAAGCGATTCAGTGGACTTACTTCGGCTATCTAGCTGCAGTGAAGAGCCAAAACGGCGCGGCAATGTCGCTTGGCCGTACTTCAAGTTTCCTTGATATCTATATCGAACGCGACATCAACAATGGCGTGTTAACCGAAGAACAAGCTCAAGAGATGGTTGACCATTTCGTCATGAAGCTACGTATGGTTCGTTTCCTGCGTACTCCTGAATATGACGAGCTATTCTCTGGTGACCCAATCTGGGCAACTGAATCTATCGCGGGTATGGGCCTAGACGGTCGTACGTTAGTGACCAAGTCCAGTTTCCGTTTCTTACATACACTGTACAACATGGGCCCAAGCCCTGAGCCAAACATCACTGTACTTTGGTCAGAAAAGTTACCACTAAGCTTTAAAAAATACTGTGCAAAAGTATCTATCGATACCAGCTCTATCCAATACGAAAACGACGACCTAATGCGTCCTGATTTCGAGTCGGATGACTATGCTATCGCTTGTTGTGTAAGCCCAATGGTTGTGGGTAAACACATGCAGTTCTTTGGAGCACGTGCAAACTTAGCTAAGACAATGCTTTACGCCATTAACGGTGGCCTAGATGAGAAACTTAAGACGCAAATTGGTCCTAAGTTCGCACCGATCACTGACGAAGTATTAGATTTCGATGATGTTATGGGTCGCTTAGACACCATGATGGATTGGTTGGCTAAACAATATGTGTCTGCACTCAATGCCATTCACTTCATGCACGACAAATACTCATATGAAGCAGCCCTAATGGCGCTACATGATAGAGATGTTCGTCGCACCATGGCATGTGGTATCGCAGGTCTTTCTATCGCTGCCGATTCACTCTCTGCAATCAAGTTCGCTAAAGTGAAGCCTGTTCGTGACGAGCACGGTATCGCAATCGATTTCGACATCGAAGGTGACTATCCTAAGTTTGGTAACAATGACGCACGTGTTGATGATTTAGCCACAGAGCTTGTAGAGCGCTTTATGGCCAAAATCCGTGACATGAAAATGTACCGCGATGCTATTCCAACTCAATCAATTCTGACCATCACCTCAAACGTGGTTTATGGTAAGAAAACAGGTACTACACCTGATGGACGCCAAGCAGGGGCTCCGTTTGCGCCAGGTGCAAACCCAATGCATGGCCGTGATGAGAAAGGTGCTGTAGCGTCTTTAACATCGGTAGCTAAACTGCCATTTGCTCACGCTCAAGACGGTATCTCTTATACTTTCTCTATCGTGCCAAATGCACTAGGTAAAGATGACGATGGTCGCCGTGCAAACCTTGCAGCATTGATGGATGGCTATTTTGCTCATAACGATTCACGTGAAGGTGGTCAACACTTAAACGTTAACGTGATGAACCGCGAAATGTTAGAAGATGCAGTGGTTAACCCAGATAAGTATCCGCAGCTAACCATACGTGTTTCTGGTTACGCAGTGCGCTTTAATGCCCTAACGCCAGAACAGCAACAGGACGTTATCACACGTACTTTCACTAAAGGTATGTAA
- a CDS encoding DUF3360 family protein, with protein MSETVKHEETEASELTYKELHRPASEFNTREEYLDHELQIMKPRRWGLNLPGRDFRFEWEDLVPAIAGTIGITVMYSAVMAAWASGLSERWEHVNLGAEFAIQVVRVEMLIPALLFCIISSGFINPRANLGGNHGPMIPLIGAIALAGAHPLALAILLGIFGLILSYFKGGSRLVNLTSSGVAGGLLVFLGFMGAKSQITSLFDWAGGLQSKHELDYSLGYVAFFILLANVILYAYLAKVGKRWLAIPLCSIAAIALAFALGAGLDLQFVTEPGIPNLNPIYWWGSTEYGWQLGLPNFEHFVASLPFAILAVAMWSPDFLGHRIFQELNYPKGTEKVLMDVDDTMTTCSLRQIVGTAVGGGNITSSWGTYMIPAAIAKRPIPAGAILLGSLCIIVAVIGYPMDVTVWRPVMSIALLVGVFLPLLEAGMQMVKDTQSSQAAGICIFASFVANPVLAWALTMFLDNNGLIGDKERAASLSTADRLIIPGLAFVICLAAMLAVGMIQGIPALL; from the coding sequence ATGTCAGAAACAGTCAAACACGAAGAAACGGAAGCCTCTGAGCTGACTTATAAAGAGCTTCATCGTCCCGCTTCAGAGTTTAATACTCGTGAAGAATACCTAGACCATGAGTTACAAATCATGAAGCCTAGACGTTGGGGCCTGAATTTACCTGGTAGAGATTTCCGCTTTGAATGGGAAGACTTAGTTCCCGCAATAGCAGGAACCATTGGCATTACCGTTATGTATTCCGCCGTAATGGCAGCATGGGCTTCTGGACTTTCAGAACGCTGGGAACATGTGAATTTAGGTGCCGAATTTGCCATTCAAGTCGTTCGCGTAGAAATGCTCATCCCCGCTTTACTCTTTTGTATCATCAGTTCTGGTTTTATCAACCCTCGCGCCAACCTTGGCGGCAACCATGGCCCTATGATCCCCTTAATTGGTGCCATCGCCCTAGCTGGTGCGCATCCATTAGCCTTAGCGATTTTACTGGGTATATTTGGTCTGATCCTCAGCTACTTCAAAGGAGGATCGCGACTCGTGAATCTCACCTCAAGCGGCGTAGCAGGCGGTCTACTGGTATTCCTCGGTTTCATGGGGGCTAAAAGTCAGATCACATCGTTATTTGATTGGGCCGGCGGTTTGCAATCCAAACATGAGTTAGATTACAGCTTAGGCTATGTGGCGTTTTTCATTTTACTTGCAAACGTTATTCTTTATGCCTATCTAGCTAAGGTCGGTAAGCGCTGGCTAGCGATTCCACTATGCTCTATTGCTGCAATAGCACTGGCATTTGCACTCGGCGCAGGTCTAGATCTTCAATTTGTGACTGAACCTGGTATTCCAAACCTTAACCCTATCTACTGGTGGGGCTCAACCGAATACGGTTGGCAACTAGGTTTACCTAATTTTGAGCATTTTGTTGCATCATTACCTTTTGCAATTTTAGCCGTTGCTATGTGGTCACCAGATTTCTTGGGGCATCGTATCTTCCAAGAGCTGAACTATCCAAAAGGCACTGAAAAAGTATTGATGGACGTTGATGACACCATGACAACCTGTTCATTACGTCAAATCGTCGGTACTGCGGTTGGTGGCGGTAACATCACCTCATCTTGGGGAACTTATATGATCCCTGCTGCTATCGCAAAGCGTCCTATCCCTGCAGGCGCTATCCTACTTGGTTCATTGTGTATTATTGTTGCTGTCATCGGTTATCCAATGGATGTCACCGTTTGGCGCCCGGTAATGTCAATCGCTCTGCTTGTTGGTGTGTTCTTGCCACTACTCGAAGCGGGTATGCAGATGGTGAAAGACACTCAGAGCAGCCAAGCGGCAGGGATCTGTATCTTCGCCTCATTTGTTGCCAATCCTGTTCTTGCATGGGCACTAACCATGTTCTTAGATAACAATGGGCTAATCGGTGATAAAGAGCGCGCAGCTAGCCTGAGCACAGCTGACAGATTAATCATTCCTGGTCTTGCATTTGTTATCTGTCTTGCCGCGATGTTAGCGGTTGGCATGATCCAAGGTATACCCGCACTACTTTAA
- the focA gene encoding formate transporter FocA, translated as MYQQAERYGVTKVKKAYWQSLGLAAFAGAFIALAFVFYITVTTGSSSSWGLVRLAGGLAFSLGLMLVVICGGELFTSTVLSSVAWAQKLVSTKELLACWVRVYIGNLFGAMLMLTLIITARMYELDGGLWGVNALNIAQHKLHHGWAQAFALGVLCNMLVCLGVWMTFASKDALTKAILLMLPVAMFVSSGFEHSIANLFMVPLGIVIANFAHSGYFDAAGITAAQYSDLTLANFIWNNLIPVTLGNIVGGGLLVGLGYWIIERKPQQTSDLHIAPPTLAECLSPFNSPSIQSLTNTVNGTHSLLVTPSGDVSMPKSIQKLNVSEVMNQTPFTLTPELSVYEGLKRLSDANERGASVVDAQQRLLGYISQQDLLRSLWSEEYVRGIAYKVADLMQTQVLTVAPNDAVADLIELMVVDRNKLFPVSEMGILTGNTFASYEERLRRAHASKPSSFPVVDEGKLVGVITREAIAAKVCDVYA; from the coding sequence ATGTATCAACAGGCAGAGCGCTATGGCGTGACAAAAGTGAAGAAAGCCTATTGGCAATCGCTTGGCTTAGCAGCATTTGCTGGTGCATTCATCGCTTTAGCCTTTGTGTTTTATATCACTGTAACGACAGGATCATCGAGCTCATGGGGCTTGGTTCGTCTTGCTGGTGGCTTGGCTTTTAGTTTGGGACTAATGCTGGTGGTCATTTGTGGCGGCGAACTCTTTACTAGCACTGTGCTCAGCAGCGTTGCCTGGGCGCAAAAGCTCGTCAGCACTAAGGAGTTACTTGCTTGCTGGGTACGGGTGTACATCGGCAACTTATTCGGTGCCATGTTGATGTTGACGCTGATCATTACCGCGCGTATGTATGAGCTTGATGGTGGCTTGTGGGGCGTCAATGCGCTCAACATTGCTCAGCATAAATTGCATCATGGATGGGCTCAGGCGTTTGCGCTAGGCGTGCTGTGTAACATGTTGGTTTGTCTTGGTGTATGGATGACCTTCGCGAGTAAGGATGCACTCACTAAAGCCATCTTGCTGATGTTGCCTGTGGCTATGTTTGTTAGTAGTGGTTTTGAACATAGCATCGCTAACTTGTTTATGGTGCCTCTTGGGATCGTTATAGCCAATTTTGCCCACAGCGGATATTTCGACGCGGCAGGTATAACGGCTGCGCAATATAGTGATCTCACCCTAGCTAACTTCATTTGGAACAATCTTATTCCTGTGACGCTTGGCAATATTGTTGGCGGGGGATTATTGGTGGGCTTGGGTTATTGGATCATTGAGCGTAAGCCACAACAGACTAGCGACCTACATATTGCACCACCCACATTAGCCGAGTGTTTATCTCCCTTTAATTCACCGTCAATTCAATCATTAACTAACACAGTTAACGGCACCCATTCATTATTAGTCACACCCTCTGGAGATGTATCAATGCCTAAATCAATTCAAAAGCTGAATGTCAGCGAGGTTATGAATCAAACCCCTTTTACGTTAACGCCTGAACTATCCGTTTATGAGGGCTTAAAGCGTTTAAGTGATGCCAATGAACGCGGCGCTTCAGTGGTTGACGCTCAACAACGGCTACTGGGTTATATATCACAGCAAGATCTGCTCCGTAGTTTGTGGTCTGAAGAGTATGTCAGAGGGATTGCTTATAAAGTCGCAGACTTGATGCAAACGCAAGTGCTTACGGTGGCGCCAAATGATGCAGTGGCAGACTTAATTGAATTAATGGTTGTCGATAGAAACAAGTTGTTCCCTGTTAGTGAAATGGGGATCTTAACCGGAAATACCTTTGCTAGTTATGAGGAGCGTTTAAGGCGAGCTCATGCCAGTAAACCTAGCAGTTTTCCAGTCGTCGACGAGGGTAAGCTAGTTGGGGTTATAACTCGAGAGGCGATCGCCGCTAAAGTGTGTGATGTTTATGCTTAA
- a CDS encoding LysR substrate-binding domain-containing protein, with protein MKYSLKQIMVFDAVASLESVSAAARKLSMTQSAVSMSLGQLENLLGRPLFIRQGNRLTLSHWGNWLRPKARRLLQDAQQIELGLHEQHLISGRFRLCSSQTAAEHLLPELISKIDTDFPELRIDLTVENTENVVEGLLNYEYDFGIIEGRNDDSRLYQEQWLDDHLVVIASPHHPYARYETTSLSQLEQAKWVLREQGAGTRRIFEGAIHGVIEKLNVWKEYEHVSLLKALVKNGPYLSSLPFLDVEKEVAAGELVILETPQLNMQRHLSFVWRCDSGENPLRDCVITEARRLSKNRQAHKHSR; from the coding sequence ATGAAATACTCACTCAAGCAAATAATGGTTTTCGATGCGGTAGCCAGCTTAGAAAGTGTCAGCGCCGCAGCAAGAAAACTCTCCATGACTCAGTCGGCAGTCAGCATGTCACTTGGGCAACTCGAGAACCTACTCGGTAGACCGCTTTTTATTCGACAAGGCAATCGGCTCACTTTGAGCCACTGGGGGAACTGGTTACGCCCAAAGGCGCGAAGGCTATTACAAGATGCGCAGCAAATAGAATTAGGCCTTCACGAACAACACCTTATCAGCGGCCGGTTTAGATTATGCTCAAGTCAAACAGCGGCTGAGCACCTACTCCCCGAACTTATCAGTAAAATCGATACCGATTTTCCTGAACTTAGGATCGATCTCACAGTTGAAAATACCGAGAATGTCGTCGAAGGTTTACTCAACTACGAATATGATTTTGGCATTATTGAAGGCCGTAATGACGATAGCCGTCTATATCAGGAACAATGGCTAGATGATCATTTAGTCGTTATCGCCTCCCCACACCACCCTTACGCTAGATATGAAACCACCAGCTTGTCACAGTTAGAGCAAGCGAAATGGGTGTTACGTGAGCAAGGTGCGGGGACGCGGCGGATTTTTGAGGGCGCCATTCACGGGGTAATAGAGAAGCTCAATGTATGGAAGGAATATGAGCATGTATCACTGCTCAAGGCGCTCGTTAAGAATGGGCCATACTTGAGTAGCTTACCTTTCTTAGATGTAGAAAAAGAAGTTGCCGCGGGTGAACTGGTTATCCTTGAAACGCCTCAGCTCAATATGCAAAGACATCTTTCATTTGTATGGCGCTGTGATTCGGGAGAGAACCCGTTAAGGGATTGCGTAATAACAGAAGCGCGTAGACTGAGTAAAAATCGCCAAGCTCACAAACACTCAAGATAG
- a CDS encoding DUF997 family protein: MASLSKMALALTGGYFILWCLGPLLLKDAGSWIGLPLWFWFSCIGAPLILILSLAVFLRGQDD, from the coding sequence ATGGCTTCATTGTCAAAAATGGCATTAGCGCTAACTGGCGGTTACTTCATATTATGGTGCTTGGGGCCGCTACTGCTCAAAGATGCTGGCAGCTGGATTGGTCTGCCTCTGTGGTTTTGGTTCTCCTGTATTGGGGCTCCTTTAATTCTGATCCTATCCTTAGCTGTGTTCCTGAGAGGACAAGATGACTAA
- the panF gene encoding sodium/pantothenate symporter, protein MTNLIPVMGYLLLSLIITRWWSHRQSQKGDRLYGDKAKRFFIGGAFLNGPLLALTLVATYTSASSFIGGPGAAYKMGLGWVWLALIQVPVAILTLGGLGPKFLSQRHGHATLIEWLDARYHSPLLSHIAVVSLVTGFIAMIAVQFIGGARLFSGVSGISYELGLALFVVTVLVYTLTGGFRAVVLTDALQGIVMLLGLLLLFSGILFQAPLPELMATVSHYSPQMLEPHGVSDALGWPMMLSFWVLICFGTMGLPHTLVRLLAVKDSSALKRGMVWGTIICFLMTLLPHLCGVLGRALYPDLSVPDEIMPSLISGIFPPFWAGVLLAAPIAAVMSSVDSMLLQSAVSLIRDGALKKWPSLSSAMQVRLTRMALLLVTLIASYWALDPPEMIVWINLAAFGALQAVFLWPIIAGVFLPSVNGVSALTSMVAGLISYLLLQIAAPFMWHIHPIVPALLLSLLVMLASHLWQNRSKAVTSEC, encoded by the coding sequence ATGACTAATCTTATTCCAGTTATGGGTTATCTGTTATTGAGCCTGATCATTACTCGCTGGTGGAGCCATAGGCAGAGTCAAAAGGGGGATAGACTTTACGGTGATAAGGCAAAACGTTTCTTTATCGGTGGCGCCTTTTTAAATGGCCCTTTGCTGGCGTTAACCCTTGTTGCAACATACACCAGTGCCAGCTCCTTTATCGGCGGTCCAGGCGCCGCTTATAAAATGGGCTTAGGTTGGGTATGGCTTGCATTAATACAGGTGCCTGTCGCTATCTTAACCCTAGGGGGATTAGGCCCCAAGTTTCTGAGCCAGCGCCATGGACATGCCACCTTGATTGAATGGCTCGATGCTCGCTATCACAGCCCATTACTGAGCCATATAGCGGTGGTAAGTTTAGTCACGGGTTTTATCGCGATGATTGCGGTGCAGTTTATTGGCGGCGCGAGGTTATTCTCTGGCGTGAGCGGTATTAGTTATGAGTTGGGGCTCGCTCTGTTTGTTGTCACTGTGCTCGTCTATACCTTAACAGGCGGGTTTCGGGCAGTAGTGCTAACCGATGCGTTGCAAGGGATTGTGATGCTGCTAGGCTTGCTACTCCTGTTTAGCGGTATTTTGTTTCAGGCTCCACTACCTGAATTAATGGCAACCGTTAGCCATTACTCTCCTCAAATGCTCGAGCCACATGGCGTAAGTGATGCGCTTGGCTGGCCTATGATGCTCTCTTTTTGGGTGTTGATCTGTTTTGGCACCATGGGGCTGCCCCATACCTTAGTGCGTTTACTGGCAGTAAAAGATAGCAGCGCCTTAAAGCGGGGCATGGTATGGGGAACCATTATCTGTTTTTTGATGACCTTGCTGCCGCACCTGTGCGGTGTTCTTGGTCGGGCGCTTTATCCTGATTTGTCGGTTCCTGATGAGATCATGCCAAGTTTAATATCGGGGATTTTTCCTCCTTTTTGGGCTGGAGTGCTGTTAGCGGCGCCAATCGCCGCAGTCATGTCATCGGTCGACTCCATGTTATTACAATCGGCGGTTAGCCTTATTCGCGACGGCGCCTTGAAGAAGTGGCCTAGCTTAAGCTCGGCCATGCAAGTTAGGCTGACTCGAATGGCTCTCTTACTGGTCACACTCATCGCTAGCTATTGGGCATTGGATCCACCAGAGATGATTGTTTGGATCAATCTTGCTGCATTTGGTGCGCTTCAGGCGGTATTTTTGTGGCCCATAATCGCCGGAGTGTTTTTACCCAGTGTCAATGGCGTTAGCGCATTAACATCGATGGTGGCAGGGCTGATTAGTTACTTACTGCTGCAAATAGCTGCGCCCTTTATGTGGCATATTCATCCTATTGTGCCAGCATTACTTTTGTCGTTATTGGTGATGCTTGCGAGTCATCTTTGGCAAAATAGATCTAAGGCTGTGACTTCCGAATGTTAA
- the yfcC gene encoding putative basic amino acid antiporter YfcC has protein sequence MNANPTNSSIESTSSVQTWQMPDTLVIIFFVALAAMLLTYIVPVGSFETQDVIYVSDGVEKSRSVVNPSSFRYQVDDSGTPVLQPISLFEGGGDVGFFNFAFEGLVSGSKWGTAIGVIMFMLVIGGAFGIVMETGTIDNGILRLIDRTRGNEGLFIPVLFTLFSLGGAVFGMGEEAIAFAIIICPLMIRLGFDGITTVMVTYVATQVGFASSWMNPFSVAIAQGIAGIPVLSGAGVRGVMWAGFTLMGIVFTMRYGAKIRATPSLSYSYKSDQYFRDHQASASLESRFNLGDILVLLTILLTVIWVIWGVVANAWFIPEIASQFFTMGIVVGVFAVVFKLNKMTVNRVATSFKQGAATMLEPAILVGCASGILIILGGGDPTKPSVLNTLLSSAGGFIGALPAAFSAWFMLLFQSIFNFFVTSGSGQAALTMPLMAPLADIVGVSRQVAVLAFQLGDGFTNVIVPTSASLMATLGVCRVDWGAWLKFIWRFMAALFVVSSIVVVAAHYFGFV, from the coding sequence ATGAATGCTAATCCTACAAACTCATCAATTGAGTCTACCTCGTCTGTTCAAACCTGGCAGATGCCAGACACTTTAGTGATCATCTTTTTTGTCGCATTAGCGGCAATGCTACTAACCTATATTGTTCCTGTTGGCTCCTTCGAGACCCAAGATGTTATCTACGTGAGTGATGGTGTCGAAAAGAGCCGTAGTGTTGTTAATCCTAGCTCATTTCGTTATCAAGTTGATGATAGTGGAACTCCTGTTCTTCAGCCTATCTCCCTGTTCGAGGGTGGCGGTGATGTCGGCTTTTTTAATTTTGCCTTTGAAGGTTTAGTCTCTGGTTCAAAGTGGGGAACAGCCATCGGTGTCATCATGTTCATGTTAGTGATCGGCGGTGCATTTGGCATCGTAATGGAAACGGGCACTATAGATAATGGCATCTTGCGGTTAATCGATAGGACTCGAGGTAATGAAGGGCTATTTATCCCCGTTCTGTTTACCTTGTTTTCTCTTGGCGGCGCGGTTTTTGGTATGGGGGAGGAGGCGATAGCCTTTGCGATTATTATTTGCCCTTTGATGATCCGCCTCGGCTTTGATGGCATTACCACGGTTATGGTGACTTATGTGGCGACCCAAGTCGGTTTTGCCAGCTCATGGATGAACCCTTTTAGCGTGGCTATCGCTCAAGGTATTGCTGGCATTCCTGTGCTTTCGGGGGCGGGAGTGAGAGGTGTTATGTGGGCTGGATTTACCCTGATGGGGATAGTTTTCACCATGCGATATGGCGCTAAAATTAGAGCAACTCCATCATTATCTTATAGTTATAAAAGTGATCAGTATTTTCGAGATCACCAAGCTAGCGCTAGCTTAGAAAGCCGATTTAATCTAGGTGATATCTTAGTGTTACTGACCATATTACTCACAGTGATTTGGGTTATTTGGGGCGTGGTTGCAAATGCTTGGTTTATTCCTGAGATAGCGAGTCAATTTTTTACCATGGGGATAGTGGTTGGCGTGTTTGCTGTGGTGTTTAAGCTTAATAAGATGACAGTCAATCGCGTTGCAACCAGCTTTAAGCAAGGTGCTGCAACTATGCTAGAGCCTGCGATATTAGTCGGTTGCGCTTCTGGCATTTTAATTATATTAGGAGGCGGCGACCCGACGAAGCCGAGCGTTCTCAATACGTTACTTAGTAGCGCTGGCGGTTTTATTGGTGCGCTGCCAGCGGCATTTTCGGCTTGGTTTATGTTGTTGTTTCAATCGATATTTAATTTCTTTGTGACCTCGGGCTCAGGACAGGCGGCATTAACCATGCCCTTGATGGCGCCGCTTGCAGATATTGTGGGGGTTAGCCGTCAAGTTGCGGTGTTGGCGTTTCAGTTGGGCGATGGTTTTACTAATGTCATCGTACCGACCTCGGCGTCATTGATGGCGACATTAGGTGTATGCAGAGTCGATTGGGGGGCTTGGCTTAAGTTTATCTGGCGCTTTATGGCGGCGTTATTTGTTGTATCGAGTATTGTGGTAGTCGCTGCGCACTATTTTGGCTTTGTGTAA